A single region of the Plantactinospora soyae genome encodes:
- a CDS encoding sulfotransferase family protein — MSARSEHASPAVLNDVEDGMPPEPIFVLGSPRSGTTLAGAWLGSHPSVYAMGEYSAFVFAYATAPAGYTRTRPPYAERYLRELQNHAAEFAGRLATERGARFFCDSTPWNLLVADTLAELYPSARFVLTLRHYAGVIQSLERSYRRRYLWAGATPVDRASVWAAVYERAAALPADRTTVFSYDELCADPDGTIARWRSALARIGVDPAGLDDRVFLRSYAGGWDDQRRTVATRTGGRVEFAPIPSVDPERWSEALDTEVRPVVGEVDRMLRQRFSEYATPPCAVS, encoded by the coding sequence GTGAGCGCGAGGAGCGAGCATGCGAGCCCCGCAGTCCTGAACGACGTGGAGGACGGCATGCCCCCCGAGCCGATCTTCGTCCTCGGTTCACCCCGCTCCGGGACCACCCTGGCCGGTGCCTGGCTCGGTTCACACCCGTCGGTGTACGCCATGGGCGAGTACTCGGCGTTCGTCTTCGCGTACGCGACCGCACCTGCCGGGTACACCCGGACCCGGCCGCCCTATGCCGAGCGCTACCTGCGGGAGCTGCAGAACCACGCCGCCGAGTTCGCCGGCCGACTCGCCACGGAGCGGGGCGCGCGGTTCTTCTGTGACTCCACGCCCTGGAACCTCCTGGTCGCGGACACCCTCGCCGAGCTGTACCCGTCCGCCCGCTTCGTGCTCACCCTGCGCCACTACGCGGGGGTGATCCAGTCGCTGGAGCGTTCCTACCGCCGGAGGTACCTGTGGGCCGGCGCCACCCCGGTCGACCGTGCCTCCGTATGGGCCGCCGTGTACGAGCGGGCCGCCGCCCTGCCGGCCGACCGCACCACGGTGTTCAGCTACGACGAGCTGTGCGCCGACCCGGACGGCACCATCGCGCGCTGGCGGTCGGCGCTGGCCCGGATCGGTGTCGACCCTGCCGGACTGGACGACCGGGTCTTCCTCCGCAGCTATGCCGGCGGATGGGACGACCAGCGACGCACGGTCGCCACCCGCACGGGTGGGCGGGTGGAGTTCGCACCGATCCCGAGCGTCGATCCGGAGCGGTGGAGCGAGGCTCTCGACACCGAGGTGCGCCCGGTGGTCGGTGAGGTGGACCGCATGCTGCGGCAACGCTTCTCCGAGTACGCGACACCGCCCTGCGCCGTGTCGTGA
- a CDS encoding PEP/pyruvate-binding domain-containing protein, which produces MPRPSFLHPLAAADDPALMGRKAVGLRLASVAGLPVPPALVLDADALRAHLDYHGGPVDAVTAILEGHLPERVAHAVHSAAEHFRTAQHGVVVRSSAPGEDGEDLSFAGQFGSFFCPSRPNAVQTAVRRVWASAFGTTIRQYEQNRPDRSERAPAMAVIVQQAVNPWCSGVLAADAGGRGRLLVESCPGLPVPVVQGLIRPEVLVSRQPGHSDLHDGDRHVWVVTAGGPGAPEVLPGDLFPAPDGFPLPDGAGTEQPWKVVWREPAGVLVYLQPPERVQQTPALTAGDEAIFRDLVRRLPDPGGAGLDVEWARDASGLHLLQVRPLTAPVPLEPRASGTGGSDPLIGSTLLHGRPAAAGHAEGPVWLGSQPGVAAEQMPDGAVLVCSGLSTDLMPALLRAAGVISGEAGVLAHTAIVARELGKPCVIDIPIGSGRLKNGDLVHLDGDRGTVRLLGESGQGPAGDPPPMPGTPPADRALPDALLIVVTRHSGEGGLAAPVDIGSWSWLGVLLPDPPAASDGAETHRLLRTRLSAGGWAGTPLAGGGEVWRAVRTVPGETWRLDLSDGRAILGVPGREPVVCRLRTASPEALTQLVSTGVLR; this is translated from the coding sequence GTGCCGCGCCCGTCCTTCCTGCATCCCCTCGCCGCCGCCGACGACCCGGCACTGATGGGGCGCAAGGCCGTGGGCCTGCGCCTCGCCTCGGTTGCGGGTCTGCCCGTACCCCCGGCACTCGTGCTCGACGCCGATGCCCTGCGCGCCCATCTTGACTACCATGGCGGCCCGGTGGATGCGGTGACCGCGATCCTCGAAGGTCACCTGCCCGAGCGCGTGGCGCACGCCGTGCACTCCGCCGCGGAGCACTTCCGTACCGCCCAGCACGGGGTTGTCGTCCGCTCCTCGGCACCCGGCGAGGACGGCGAGGACCTCTCCTTTGCCGGCCAGTTCGGATCGTTCTTCTGCCCCAGCCGCCCCAACGCGGTGCAGACGGCGGTCCGCCGCGTCTGGGCCAGCGCGTTCGGCACCACGATCCGGCAGTACGAGCAGAACCGCCCGGACCGGTCCGAGCGCGCCCCGGCGATGGCGGTGATCGTCCAACAGGCCGTGAATCCCTGGTGTTCCGGTGTTCTCGCGGCCGACGCCGGTGGCCGCGGCAGGCTTCTCGTGGAGAGCTGTCCCGGACTGCCGGTACCGGTGGTGCAGGGGTTGATCCGCCCGGAGGTGCTGGTGTCGCGCCAACCCGGCCACAGCGACCTGCACGACGGGGATCGCCACGTCTGGGTCGTCACTGCCGGCGGTCCCGGTGCCCCCGAGGTGCTGCCCGGCGACCTCTTCCCGGCGCCGGACGGCTTTCCGCTGCCGGACGGCGCCGGGACCGAGCAGCCGTGGAAGGTGGTGTGGCGCGAGCCGGCCGGTGTCCTGGTCTATCTCCAACCGCCGGAGCGGGTCCAGCAGACGCCCGCGCTCACGGCGGGCGACGAAGCCATCTTTCGTGACCTGGTCCGGCGGCTGCCGGACCCGGGTGGTGCCGGACTGGACGTGGAGTGGGCCCGCGACGCGAGCGGCCTGCACCTCCTACAGGTCCGTCCGCTCACCGCCCCGGTGCCGCTGGAGCCCCGGGCGAGCGGCACCGGTGGAAGCGACCCGTTGATCGGGTCGACACTCCTGCACGGCCGTCCGGCCGCGGCAGGGCACGCCGAGGGCCCGGTCTGGCTGGGCTCTCAGCCCGGTGTGGCCGCCGAGCAGATGCCGGACGGCGCGGTGCTGGTCTGCTCCGGGCTCTCCACGGACCTGATGCCCGCGCTGCTCCGGGCCGCAGGTGTGATCAGTGGCGAGGCCGGTGTCCTGGCCCACACCGCGATCGTCGCCCGCGAGCTGGGCAAGCCGTGCGTGATCGATATCCCGATCGGTTCGGGCCGGCTGAAGAACGGCGATCTGGTGCACCTCGACGGCGATCGGGGCACCGTCCGGCTCCTCGGGGAGTCGGGCCAGGGCCCGGCCGGCGACCCGCCACCGATGCCCGGCACGCCCCCAGCGGATCGGGCGCTCCCGGACGCACTACTGATCGTGGTGACCCGGCACAGCGGCGAGGGGGGATTGGCAGCACCGGTCGACATCGGCTCGTGGAGCTGGCTCGGCGTCCTGCTTCCGGACCCGCCTGCCGCCTCGGACGGGGCCGAGACCCACCGGCTGCTCCGTACCCGGCTCTCGGCCGGCGGCTGGGCGGGCACCCCGCTGGCCGGCGGCGGCGAGGTGTGGCGGGCGGTGCGCACGGTGCCCGGCGAGACATGGCGGCTGGACCTGTCCGACGGCCGGGCGATCCTCGGCGTACCGGGCCGGGAGCCCGTTGTCTGCCGACTGCGGACGGCCTCGCCCGAGGCCCTGACCCAGCTCGTCTCGACGGGGGTCCTGAGATGA
- a CDS encoding RtcB family protein, translated as MTLHEHYLPAARRLLDAAGLRRSLDEIRRLPGIETVDVFPDVTVKDWGFPSGLAIRSRGYLYPLAVPDPGSGYHVSALPMHRDQLGPDEVRALYDAVASSVNHRDLRYEYPKVDLDRVLADGLDYAAQLHPDLGGPAAEPADRGWHRAGVVARFDDDLKATLRRSLGGADGHYVAVQWIQQLLDPETAQRHGLRTGQLVLIIHIGARPMREYIYRRYGLPAAEHSLHDGTALPEQLRTGIFAVRSDSPYGEAYLDCAAASANFGYFNRHLVRLNVLAALAPRWGDLTGQAPLLQHRHHTELSIAADQTVTARRGIQRLDADAGGEWLPDRRDPLSYVAGGEFGSSYLVTTTDPDRYANLCGHGIPEWQPVGRFRDQIDDCLPHARAAVRNSAFAPATFARDVANLEETTAHVCDIGMARPVARLYPLANFRSPI; from the coding sequence ATGACCCTCCACGAGCACTACCTGCCGGCGGCCCGCCGGCTGCTCGACGCCGCCGGGCTGCGCCGGAGCCTCGACGAGATCCGCCGACTGCCGGGCATCGAGACGGTGGACGTCTTCCCCGATGTCACGGTCAAGGACTGGGGGTTTCCCTCCGGCCTGGCGATCCGGTCACGCGGGTACCTGTACCCCTTGGCCGTGCCGGACCCGGGCAGCGGATACCACGTGAGTGCCCTGCCGATGCACCGCGACCAGCTCGGCCCGGATGAGGTCCGGGCCCTCTACGACGCCGTCGCGAGCTCGGTCAACCACCGCGACCTGCGGTACGAGTATCCCAAGGTCGACCTCGACCGGGTACTGGCCGACGGGCTGGACTACGCCGCCCAGCTGCACCCGGACCTGGGTGGCCCCGCGGCGGAGCCCGCCGACCGAGGGTGGCACCGGGCCGGCGTCGTCGCCCGCTTCGACGACGACCTCAAGGCAACCCTGCGGCGTTCGCTCGGCGGGGCCGACGGACACTACGTCGCGGTGCAGTGGATTCAGCAGCTCCTGGATCCCGAAACGGCGCAGCGACACGGGCTGCGTACCGGACAACTCGTCCTGATCATCCACATCGGTGCCAGACCGATGCGGGAGTACATCTACCGGCGGTACGGCCTCCCGGCAGCCGAACACAGCCTTCACGACGGCACCGCGCTTCCGGAGCAGCTGCGCACCGGAATCTTCGCGGTACGCAGCGACAGCCCGTATGGCGAGGCGTACCTGGACTGCGCGGCGGCCAGTGCCAACTTCGGATACTTCAACCGTCACCTGGTCCGGCTCAATGTCCTGGCCGCACTGGCACCACGGTGGGGCGACCTCACCGGGCAGGCGCCGCTGCTGCAACACCGGCATCACACCGAGCTGAGCATTGCCGCCGACCAGACTGTCACGGCGCGCCGGGGCATCCAGCGGCTGGACGCCGACGCGGGTGGGGAATGGCTGCCGGACCGGAGGGACCCGCTCTCCTATGTGGCCGGTGGCGAGTTCGGCTCCAGCTATCTCGTCACCACCACCGATCCGGACCGGTACGCGAACCTGTGCGGTCACGGCATCCCCGAGTGGCAGCCCGTCGGCCGGTTCCGGGACCAGATCGACGACTGCCTGCCGCACGCCCGCGCGGCGGTCCGCAACTCCGCCTTCGCCCCTGCGACCTTCGCCCGCGACGTGGCTAACCTGGAGGAGACCACGGCACACGTCTGCGACATCGGCATGGCGCGACCGGTGGCCCGGCTGTACCCGTTGGCCAACTTCCGTTCTCCGATCTGA
- a CDS encoding ABC transporter ATP-binding protein produces MHRPAGALWRLRGALRPHRRALVLNAVLAAASMLAGILLPLLARRLLDDHALRGDTDGLPLIAVLTVLCAGGEAVLIALRRLAGSTTALAVEETMRHRLVGRVLTQPAAFHDRHTPAVLATRIVADLAVLRRFVSFGLPFLIINSLTVVVVVALLLWLSWPLGLLVGAATVPLAVLARRWEHSSREVTRQVQQDGETFADLLDESIQGVDTIQAFGRRDEFTARLEEAADRLRRSQRERARRWTALSTLVEGYPSAVLVMVIGAGGAAVWAGAVTVGTLIAFLTLWLFLLWPVQSLSGLMNQLQQAEAAAERVSELLHRPPVPATPPSFRPAKVGSRGAELLLDQVWFRYPQPGPDRRAGPAVLTGLDLRVAAGEQVTVVGAAGSGKSTLAALLTGLYEPSRGRILIDGTDLRHLPADRRAEVVAPVPEHPGLFAGTIGDNVRLGRPEADDAEVAEALRTAQASFVHDLRYGLDEPLTEAGLSLSGGQRRRLALARAFLCRPRLLVLDDPLVGLDPRTAQQVAAAVTERLGGTTVLWLTRHRPLAAFPGRVVRLQGGRIDGRLP; encoded by the coding sequence GTGCACCGGCCGGCCGGCGCGCTCTGGCGGCTTCGCGGGGCGCTGCGTCCGCATCGGCGCGCGCTGGTGCTCAACGCCGTACTCGCCGCCGCATCGATGCTGGCCGGTATCCTCCTGCCGCTGCTGGCCAGGCGGCTTCTCGACGACCACGCGCTGCGCGGCGACACCGACGGCCTGCCGCTGATCGCCGTCCTGACGGTCCTCTGCGCGGGCGGGGAGGCGGTCCTGATCGCGCTGCGCCGCCTCGCCGGATCGACCACGGCCCTGGCGGTCGAGGAGACCATGCGGCATCGCCTGGTGGGCCGGGTGCTGACGCAGCCCGCCGCGTTCCACGACCGGCATACTCCCGCGGTGCTGGCCACCCGGATCGTGGCCGATCTCGCGGTGCTGCGCCGGTTCGTCAGCTTCGGCCTGCCATTTCTGATCATCAACTCGCTCACCGTGGTCGTGGTGGTCGCACTGCTGCTGTGGCTGAGCTGGCCGCTGGGGCTGCTGGTCGGGGCCGCCACGGTGCCGCTGGCCGTTCTGGCGCGACGGTGGGAGCACTCCTCCCGCGAGGTGACCCGGCAGGTGCAGCAGGACGGCGAGACGTTCGCCGACCTGCTCGACGAATCCATCCAGGGGGTCGACACGATCCAGGCGTTCGGGCGCCGCGACGAGTTCACCGCGCGCCTCGAGGAGGCCGCCGACCGGCTACGCCGCAGCCAGCGGGAACGGGCCCGGCGGTGGACGGCACTCAGCACCCTGGTCGAGGGGTATCCCTCGGCGGTTCTGGTGATGGTCATCGGTGCCGGCGGTGCCGCCGTCTGGGCCGGCGCGGTCACCGTAGGTACCCTGATCGCCTTTCTCACCCTCTGGCTCTTCCTGCTCTGGCCGGTCCAGTCGCTCAGCGGGCTGATGAACCAGCTTCAGCAGGCCGAGGCGGCGGCCGAACGGGTGTCGGAGCTGCTGCACCGGCCGCCCGTACCGGCAACGCCGCCCTCCTTCCGTCCGGCGAAGGTCGGGTCGCGCGGTGCCGAGCTGCTCCTCGACCAGGTCTGGTTCCGTTATCCGCAGCCCGGTCCGGATCGGCGGGCCGGTCCGGCGGTGCTGACCGGGCTGGACCTGAGGGTCGCGGCGGGTGAGCAGGTCACCGTGGTCGGTGCCGCCGGCAGCGGAAAGAGCACGCTGGCCGCCCTGCTCACCGGCCTGTACGAGCCCAGCCGGGGCCGGATCCTGATCGACGGTACCGACCTGCGCCACCTGCCGGCCGACCGCCGGGCCGAGGTCGTCGCTCCGGTGCCGGAGCATCCGGGCCTGTTTGCCGGCACCATCGGCGACAACGTCCGGCTCGGCCGTCCGGAGGCGGACGACGCCGAGGTGGCCGAGGCACTCCGGACCGCCCAGGCGTCGTTCGTCCATGACCTCCGGTACGGCCTCGACGAACCGTTGACCGAGGCCGGCCTGTCGTTGTCCGGAGGACAGCGCCGGCGCCTCGCCCTGGCCCGGGCGTTCCTGTGCCGTCCGCGACTACTCGTGCTCGACGACCCGCTGGTGGGATTGGACCCGCGCACGGCGCAGCAGGTCGCTGCGGCGGTCACCGAGCGGCTCGGCGGCACCACCGTGCTGTGGCTGACCCGGCACCGGCCGCTCGCGGCGTTTCCCGGCCGGGTGGTCCGGCTGCAGGGCGGGCGGATCGACGGCAGGTTGCCGTGA
- a CDS encoding ABC transporter ATP-binding protein, with protein sequence MTSSPPPAGGPGSARRLVALLARPRRRELLRIAVVLPAKLLATIAVPLLVGRMLDRGIPALVERRWVEAALLAGLLLTAAAAELTLTHRVLYQVSMLGQEMLFELRCRVAGAALGQSSTFHDQHHSGEAFSRAGGDVQTVGRLFDAGPDGLVTRLLTVIVIGAVLPFVDGPLACLTAAALAPVALLLGWVRRRGGRAHRAAQRATADLTTGLLEATRVVRVLQAFGAQERAAAALHRSSRRYRRAHQRALLLAGLFPPAVRLAGNTAVAAVLVVGAYRIARGQASVGEVTAFLLFLRRLVDPLQDLASFLETCQAAVAALERLGDLVGREPEDVPRPPGPARHPAAAPGEVELRDIWFSYAGRSRPALRGVSFRIAAGETVALVGATGAGKSTIAKLLIRAYHPTRGTVLLGGTDLARVPEDELRRAVVPVLQESFVFTATVMENVALARPGAGEEEVVRACRLVGADRFIARLPDGYQTRIGRRGYRLSAGQDQLVALARVCLADPVLVVLDEATAALDAESERTVQDALRKLLTGRTALLIAHRFTALRLADRVVVLDDGTVLEQGSVAALAAAGGDFARQSRAWRAVLAGDSPSPSGPAVP encoded by the coding sequence GTGACGTCGTCGCCGCCGCCGGCCGGCGGGCCCGGGTCGGCCCGCCGGCTGGTCGCCCTGCTGGCCCGCCCGCGCCGCCGGGAGCTGCTGCGGATAGCCGTCGTGCTGCCGGCGAAGCTGCTCGCCACGATCGCTGTGCCGCTGCTCGTGGGCCGGATGCTGGATCGCGGGATCCCCGCGCTCGTCGAGCGGCGCTGGGTGGAGGCGGCCCTGCTCGCCGGCCTGCTGCTGACCGCCGCGGCCGCCGAGCTGACCCTGACACACCGGGTCCTCTACCAGGTCAGCATGCTGGGCCAGGAGATGCTCTTCGAGCTGCGCTGCCGGGTGGCCGGCGCCGCTCTCGGCCAGTCCAGCACGTTCCACGACCAGCACCATTCGGGCGAGGCGTTCAGCCGTGCCGGCGGCGATGTGCAGACGGTCGGCCGGCTCTTCGACGCCGGCCCCGACGGCCTGGTCACCCGGTTGCTGACGGTGATCGTGATCGGCGCGGTGCTCCCGTTCGTGGATGGCCCACTGGCCTGCCTCACCGCCGCCGCGCTCGCGCCGGTCGCCCTGCTGCTGGGCTGGGTACGCCGCCGTGGTGGTCGGGCACACCGTGCGGCCCAGCGGGCCACCGCCGATCTCACCACCGGCCTGCTCGAGGCCACCCGGGTCGTCCGGGTACTGCAGGCGTTCGGCGCGCAGGAGCGGGCCGCCGCCGCCCTGCACCGGTCGTCCCGGCGGTACCGCCGTGCTCACCAGCGGGCACTTCTGCTGGCCGGGCTCTTTCCGCCGGCGGTCCGGCTGGCCGGCAACACGGCGGTGGCCGCCGTCCTCGTCGTCGGGGCGTACCGGATCGCGCGCGGCCAGGCCAGCGTCGGCGAGGTGACGGCATTCCTGCTGTTCCTGCGCCGCCTGGTCGACCCGCTGCAGGACCTCGCCTCGTTCCTGGAGACCTGCCAGGCAGCCGTGGCGGCGCTGGAGCGGCTCGGCGACCTCGTAGGCCGGGAACCCGAGGATGTGCCTCGGCCACCCGGACCGGCTCGCCACCCTGCGGCGGCACCGGGTGAGGTCGAACTGCGCGACATCTGGTTCAGTTACGCCGGGCGGTCCCGTCCCGCCCTGCGTGGCGTCTCCTTCCGGATCGCCGCGGGAGAGACGGTGGCCCTGGTAGGGGCAACCGGTGCGGGCAAGTCGACGATCGCAAAGCTGCTCATCCGGGCCTACCACCCGACCCGGGGGACAGTACTGCTGGGCGGCACCGACCTGGCCCGGGTTCCGGAGGATGAGCTCCGCCGGGCGGTGGTGCCGGTGCTCCAGGAAAGCTTCGTCTTCACGGCCACCGTCATGGAGAACGTGGCCCTGGCCCGGCCCGGTGCAGGCGAGGAGGAGGTGGTACGGGCGTGCCGGCTCGTCGGAGCGGACCGGTTCATCGCCCGCCTGCCCGACGGCTACCAGACCCGGATCGGGCGGCGCGGCTACCGGCTCTCTGCCGGCCAGGACCAGCTGGTCGCGCTCGCCCGGGTATGCCTGGCCGACCCGGTACTCGTCGTGCTGGACGAGGCGACCGCGGCTCTCGACGCCGAAAGTGAGAGGACGGTCCAGGACGCGCTGCGAAAGCTCCTGACCGGTCGTACGGCCCTGCTCATCGCGCACCGGTTCACCGCGCTCCGGCTCGCCGACCGGGTGGTCGTCCTCGATGACGGCACGGTGCTGGAGCAGGGATCCGTGGCTGCGCTGGCTGCCGCCGGTGGTGACTTCGCCCGGCAGAGTCGAGCCTGGCGGGCGGTGCTGGCAGGTGATTCACCGTCGCCCTCCGGACCGGCAGTTCCTTGA
- a CDS encoding RICIN domain-containing protein, with the protein MIHRILSPLVTRKGRSLKRLLVTAISLLVVATPVVVATSTPAQADYPPIATKFELRSAYNGKCLEILGLTNSNGAGVGVWDCWGGANQFWYWDSDLQAIRSYMNHKCLEILSFDNNNGAQVGTWDCWGGANQRWSYPGIDGSTVISSYFNGKFLDLLYHDGRNGAWAGMWQPTWQSNQYWQVRTYNW; encoded by the coding sequence ATGATCCATCGGATTCTGTCGCCACTGGTCACGAGGAAGGGACGCAGCCTGAAACGACTCCTGGTCACGGCCATCAGCCTCCTGGTCGTCGCTACGCCGGTCGTCGTCGCCACCAGCACGCCCGCACAGGCCGATTATCCGCCGATCGCGACCAAGTTCGAGCTACGCAGCGCGTACAACGGGAAGTGTTTGGAGATTCTGGGTTTGACCAACAGCAACGGCGCCGGCGTCGGCGTCTGGGACTGCTGGGGTGGCGCCAATCAGTTCTGGTATTGGGACAGCGACCTGCAGGCGATCCGCAGCTACATGAACCACAAGTGCCTGGAGATCCTGAGCTTCGACAACAACAACGGCGCCCAGGTCGGCACGTGGGACTGCTGGGGCGGCGCCAATCAGCGGTGGAGCTACCCGGGGATCGACGGCTCCACCGTGATCAGCAGCTACTTCAACGGAAAGTTCCTCGACCTGCTCTACCACGACGGGCGAAACGGCGCCTGGGCGGGAATGTGGCAACCGACCTGGCAGAGCAACCAGTACTGGCAGGTAAGAACCTATAACTGGTGA
- a CDS encoding WD40 repeat domain-containing protein — translation MVSQSRPVRPEPANFEVFVDTCLRIAAEQDVPLPVGLGDRQAWDEAYRRLRDHTDRHPRPPAPTRSCPPVEPPGSEYEPAQVSVSAPAPAGAVPAGAEAAPRGPLVTRRRIILATPLALAGVAVPLLIRQFGGPAKSGAEASPDNASGDQGYDPAGSLLCPPISPDNPTWSVAFGALHGEPVVIVGRGDGTVQLWDPLTRTARGIPLKHHDKPVFSVGLSSPIAVSASVDGTLRVWDLTADPPASTQLGDRLGGGINGVALGRVRGATVAVSSSDDHTVRVWHPASPSTTGTVLGERLDTEITSVATSTLHGTTIAVTGGADGAVRLWDVEAERAVQVLGTHEAAVWAMAVGAIGDRTVAVSGSDDGEFRSWDLTAPKPGGHTLNRFRVAVKSAAVGVLNGRTVAISGSDDNQIRIWDLATGQPYGEGLTGPDKGAMSIAMGDIGGRTFVVSGHWDGTIWTWLL, via the coding sequence ATGGTCAGCCAGAGTCGTCCCGTTCGGCCGGAGCCGGCCAACTTCGAGGTCTTCGTCGACACCTGTCTGCGGATCGCGGCCGAGCAGGACGTCCCGCTGCCGGTCGGGCTCGGGGACCGCCAGGCGTGGGACGAGGCGTACCGGCGGCTCCGCGACCACACTGACCGTCATCCACGCCCGCCCGCGCCGACCCGATCCTGTCCGCCGGTGGAGCCGCCCGGGTCCGAGTACGAGCCCGCGCAGGTGTCGGTGTCGGCGCCGGCGCCAGCTGGGGCCGTGCCGGCCGGGGCGGAGGCCGCGCCCCGCGGGCCCCTGGTCACGCGGCGACGGATCATCCTGGCGACGCCGTTGGCGCTGGCCGGTGTGGCGGTTCCGCTGCTGATCCGTCAGTTCGGTGGACCGGCGAAGTCGGGAGCGGAGGCGAGCCCGGACAACGCCTCCGGCGATCAGGGCTACGACCCGGCGGGGAGTCTCCTCTGCCCTCCGATCAGCCCTGACAACCCGACGTGGTCCGTCGCCTTCGGCGCGCTGCATGGCGAGCCCGTCGTCATCGTCGGCCGGGGGGACGGCACGGTGCAACTGTGGGACCCGCTGACCCGAACCGCGCGCGGCATCCCGCTCAAACATCATGACAAACCCGTTTTCTCCGTCGGGCTCAGCTCTCCTATCGCGGTGTCCGCCAGCGTCGACGGCACGCTGCGGGTGTGGGATCTCACCGCCGACCCGCCCGCGAGTACGCAGTTGGGCGACCGGCTCGGCGGAGGTATCAACGGCGTCGCGCTCGGCAGGGTGCGGGGTGCGACCGTGGCTGTGTCCAGCAGCGACGACCATACGGTGCGCGTCTGGCACCCGGCCTCCCCCTCGACAACGGGCACGGTGCTCGGTGAGCGGCTCGACACCGAGATCACCAGCGTCGCCACCAGCACGTTGCACGGTACGACGATCGCCGTCACCGGCGGTGCCGACGGCGCCGTCCGGCTCTGGGACGTGGAAGCCGAACGCGCCGTCCAGGTGCTCGGCACACATGAGGCGGCGGTGTGGGCGATGGCCGTCGGCGCGATCGGGGACAGGACCGTAGCGGTCTCCGGCAGCGACGACGGCGAGTTCCGCAGCTGGGACCTCACCGCGCCCAAACCCGGCGGCCACACGCTCAACCGATTCCGGGTCGCGGTGAAGTCCGCCGCCGTGGGTGTCCTCAACGGCCGGACCGTGGCGATCAGCGGCAGCGACGACAACCAGATCCGCATCTGGGACCTGGCGACCGGGCAACCCTACGGCGAGGGACTCACCGGCCCCGACAAGGGCGCCATGTCGATCGCGATGGGCGACATCGGCGGCAGGACGTTTGTGGTCTCCGGTCACTGGGACGGCACCATCTGGACCTGGCTGCTCTGA
- a CDS encoding FAD-binding oxidoreductase, with protein MNMLKNALKSAVRGEVWVPGEPDFDTVRRPWNLAVEQPVAAVVEADDADDVAALVRYARSAGLGVATQPNGHGATGRTDGTILLRTRRLDTLRVDPVTRRAWVGAGVSSGRVQAAAAPHGLTGLPGSSPVVSLTGVALGGGLSWFGRVHGWVADSVTAYEIVDAGGHQRRVTAETDPDLFWALRGAGGDFAVVTALKLALHPAPRLYGGRTLWTVEHAPAVLAAYRQITATAPDALTTWLDLLHFPGAEPMVAVDATYLGEQDEARDLLAPLDRLPRPLADSRRMMSVAELGSITAEPTAPSPGLSRAELLTDLEAVEALLADPIAPLLSVQIRHLGGAFTRPSDSPHGPLTEPYLLYLFGIPGEPTTTGAVTAKQRALASALPVTGRKPFTFLNPDETVADAFSPNVVQRLRGIKRRHDPGNVFRANFPMAG; from the coding sequence ATGAACATGCTTAAAAACGCCCTGAAGTCCGCCGTTCGCGGTGAGGTCTGGGTGCCCGGAGAGCCCGACTTCGACACCGTCCGCCGGCCGTGGAACCTCGCCGTCGAGCAACCGGTCGCCGCCGTGGTCGAGGCCGACGACGCCGACGACGTCGCCGCCCTCGTGCGCTACGCCCGCTCCGCCGGCCTCGGCGTGGCCACGCAGCCGAACGGGCACGGCGCCACCGGCCGTACCGACGGAACGATCCTGCTGCGCACCCGCCGCCTGGACACCCTCCGCGTCGACCCGGTCACCCGCCGGGCCTGGGTCGGCGCGGGCGTGTCGTCGGGCCGGGTACAGGCGGCTGCCGCGCCGCATGGGCTGACCGGCCTGCCCGGTAGCTCCCCGGTTGTCAGCCTCACCGGTGTCGCACTCGGCGGCGGGCTGAGCTGGTTCGGCCGCGTACACGGCTGGGTCGCCGACAGCGTCACCGCGTACGAGATCGTCGACGCCGGCGGCCACCAGCGGCGGGTGACCGCCGAAACCGACCCCGACCTGTTCTGGGCGCTACGCGGCGCGGGCGGCGACTTCGCTGTCGTCACCGCCCTGAAACTCGCCCTGCACCCCGCCCCCCGCCTCTACGGCGGTCGGACACTGTGGACTGTCGAACACGCTCCCGCCGTACTGGCGGCCTACCGGCAGATCACCGCCACGGCACCGGACGCGCTGACCACCTGGCTCGACCTACTGCACTTCCCCGGTGCCGAACCCATGGTCGCGGTGGACGCCACCTACCTCGGCGAGCAGGACGAGGCACGTGACCTGCTCGCCCCGCTCGACCGCCTGCCCCGGCCGCTGGCGGACAGTCGGCGGATGATGTCGGTGGCCGAGTTGGGGTCGATCACCGCCGAGCCGACCGCCCCCAGCCCCGGCCTGTCCCGCGCGGAGTTGCTGACCGACCTGGAAGCCGTCGAGGCGCTCTTGGCCGACCCGATCGCGCCGCTGCTCAGCGTGCAGATCCGGCACCTCGGCGGCGCGTTCACCCGTCCGTCCGACAGCCCGCACGGGCCGCTGACCGAGCCGTACCTCCTGTATTTGTTCGGCATCCCCGGCGAGCCCACGACGACCGGAGCGGTCACCGCCAAGCAACGAGCGCTCGCCAGCGCCCTGCCCGTCACCGGCCGCAAACCCTTCACCTTTCTCAACCCCGACGAGACCGTCGCCGACGCCTTCAGCCCGAACGTCGTGCAACGGCTACGCGGCATCAAGCGCCGCCACGACCCGGGCAACGTGTTCCGCGCCAACTTCCCGATGGCGGGCTGA